The genomic interval TGAACGGTGCAGCAGTTAGTGCAGCCTATATTACTGGAAATCTTTTCTCTTTAGATGGGATTCACCTTACTCCGTTTGGTTATGCGATCATAGCGAATGAGTTTATTAAATCTATCAATTCACAGTATGGTTCTAGTATTCCAACTGTAGATGTGACTAAATACAGAGGGGTTAAGTTTCCTTAATTCCTTGATTCTTTGATGAACATCGATAAAAAAACGGCAACCTCCAGATTGGGGTTGCCGTTTTTTGTTAATTATAAATCTCCTGTTTTCTTGTTGTTTCACTGGCTGCACAGCCGTTTGTTCCGAAGGTGTCTTGTCAATACGAGCATTGTAGTTCCAGTAGTTACGGTCTCTGTAAAGCGGGCTGGGGCTAAGTACTCCAATCTCTATGGAAGCTGAATTCGTCTTTGTCACAGTCCATTCTCACAAGGTTAGCGAAATGAGATAATTTTTTTTATGGTTTTTCTTTAAGAAATAAGATGGCTATAGTTAAGTTGTACTGCAAGGGACAGTAAAAAACAGAGCGCCTGTTTTCGTACTGGAATTCATGAAGAATGAATCATGTACTGAAAACAGGCGCTCTGTTTTTTTACTGTTTCAACTCGTGGTGGAGCTTTGTTCTGAAGCTTTTTCCACCAACGTTATGGTTAACCTAAGAATTGGTTGGACTAGTGTTTAAGCTTCGCTTTAAAGACTTTTTCCAATTTCTCCAGTTTTGGCAGGATGACAAGCCTGCAGTAGGGCTGGTCTGCATTTTTATTGAAGTAATTCTGGTGATATCCTTCTGCTTTGTAAAAGGGTTCTGCTTTTGTAATTTCAGTGACTACTGGTTTTCCGTAAGCATTTGTTTTATTGAGTTGTGCTTTGTAGTGTTCTGCTGCTGTTTTTTGTTCGGGCGTGTTATAGAAAACTACTGAACGGTATTGTGTGCCAACATCCGCTCCCTGACGATTTAAGGTTGTTGGGTCATGGCTTTTCCAGAATACTTCCAGCAATTCATCATAAGAGATTTTTGCAGGATCATAGTTGAATTCAATAACTTCTGCGTGTCCGGTTGTACCGGAGCAAACTTCTTCATAGGTTGGGTTGGGATAGGAGCCTCCTTCAAAGCCGGATCTGACTGCGGTTACTCCATCGAGTTTTTGGAAAAGGGCTTCTGAGCACCAGAAGCAGCCCATGCCGAAAGCGGCTTTTTGTAGTTTTTTCTGTTGTGCGTCTGCGCCGTTTATAGAGAAAAACAGGAGCGCTATGATTGCCAGATATTTCATTTTGTGTGTGTTTAGAATATAAATTTAATGGATTTATGATTAGAAATACGGGAGTGAAGGGGTTCTGGTTTTGTAGCTATCCTAAATTGACAGTTTACTGATAAAATTTGGTTTATATTCATGCTGATTTGATAGTTAAGGTTAAAAAATATGAGTTGATAACTATATGTTAATAAGTATGTGGCTAACTGATATTCTTGATTAAAAAAGGAAGGTATTGGTGAATGTTAATAACTTAAATTGTTGTAAATTAGTATGATGCTCTGGTGTAATTTGCATTAGGCGAGTTTATTAACAATTGTTTTATAGTTTTGAATCAAACATTAAAGAAATATTATGTCTACACCTTATATTCCAACCTTAGATCTTGGTTCTTATATTGACGGAACAGAACACGATCGTAAAAAATTTTCTGACGAACTTGGCAGAGCCTTCAACGATTCAGGCTTTGTAACGATTACCAACCATGGCTTAAGTCAGGAACTGATTGATAAATTATATCAGAATATTCAAGGGGTTTTTCGTTTGCCGGCTGATCAGAAAGCGAAATACGAAAAGCCGGAGCTTGCTGGACAACGTGGGTATACAAGCCCGGGTAAAGAAACGGCTAAGGGTGCTAAAACAGCAGATCTTAAAGAATTCTGGCAGATTGGTCAAACTGTAGTTGATGGTGACCCGATTAAATATGAGTATCCTGATAATGAGTATCTGGAAGAGATTCCGGGATTTAATGAAGTAACAAATGAGGTTTATCAAAAGCTGGAAAGTAATGGGAAACATCTGTTAAGAGCAATCGCTACTTATTTAAGCTTACCAATTGATTACTTTGATAAACATGTACATAACGGAAATTCTATTCTGAGAGGTATTCATTACTTCCCGATCGAAAATCCTGATGCATTACCTGATGATGCTGTCCGCGCAGGCGCACATGAGGATATTAACCTGATTACTTTACTGATCGGCGCAAGTGCTGATGGGCTGGAGGTGTTAACACGCAGTAATGAGTGGTTGCCAATCAGAGCGCACCATTCAGATATCGTTGTGAATGTTGGTGATATGTTGCAGCGTTTAACGAATAATAAACTTCGTTCTACTACCCACAGAGTGGTTAATCCACCAAGAGAATTGATGAAGACTTCGCGTTTTTCAGTACCTTTCTTCTTACATCCGCGTTCTGATATGGACTTAACGAGTCTTGATTCTTGTGTAGATGAGGAACATCCAAAACAATATGCTGATATGACAGCGGGAGAGTATCTGGACGAACGTCTGAGAGAAATAGGCTTGAAGAAATAAGAAATTTTAAGCATAAAAAAAGGGTTCATGAAAATGAACCCTTTTTTGTTATTCCGAGCCTTCTATCGGGATCGAACCAATGACCTACTGATTACAAGTCAGTTGCTCTACCAGCTGAGCTAAGAAGGCTTCTGGTACCGGTTATTCGCTAACCGGGTGCAATTATAGAAAAATTGATCCTGAATACAAAATCTATGCGCTAAAAAAAGCGGTTTATTTTTATATCTCCCTGTTTTATAGGGATTTTATTTTTGCAGATTTTTGGTTTATTTGTCCATTCCTTTATCGATTGCCTGGTTTATGACATCCTGAATGCGGGAGCGGATGCCCATGCTGACTAGTTTATTGGTGACTGAAGGATTAACGCGGTTGGATAGGAAGATGTAAACCAAACCTCTTGCCGGATCTACCCAGACCGCTGTACCAGTGTAACCGGTGTGGCCGTAGGTTTGTGAAGAGGCTGTTGATGAAGGATATTTCTTAGCCGGATTCGGGTCCCACCGGTCAAATCCCAGCCCTCTGCGGCTCACGTTTGATTGCTGTGCAGTGAAATTTTCTACGGTTCCGGGTTTAAAGTAAGTCTGACCGCCGTAGGTACCTTTGTTGAGCAGCATCTGGTACATGATCGCCATGTCATTGGTGCTGGCAAATAATCCGGCATGTCCTGAAACGCCACCTACCAATGCTGCTCCCTGGTCATGGACATAACCTACCAGCAGGGTTTTCCTGAAATAAGTGTCGTCTTCTGTCGGGATAATCTGATCTCTGCTAAACCTGTTTCTTGGCAGGAAACCGGCAGTTTGCATACCTAAGGGGGCATAAAAGTTTTCTGCGGTGTAAACATTTAAGGGCTCTCCGCTAATGTGCTCTACAATATCTTTCATCACATACATACTAATATCGCTGTATACGTATTTGCCTCTTGTTCTGATCGGGGCATTCAGCATTTGTGGCCACATTACGTCTTTGAAGTAGTCTTTCCTGATGAAATATCCATCGGCTACTTTGGTCGGGTAAGCTTCCGAAGAATCCGGACTGTGATCGGTTGCTTTAACTCCGTCATGGAAGGCGATGTAAGGGATGAAGCCTGCCTGGTGCAGCATTACATCACGCACCGGAATTTCATTCATTGCAGTTGGTCTTGCCAGGGCAATATAAGCGCCTATATTGGTGTCTAGTTTAAGTTTATTCTGTTCTACCAAACGCATAACCATAGGTGTGGTCGCGGTTATTTTAGTAATGGAAGCGAGGTCAAATATATCGGTAACTTTGTCGGGTGCCCCCCCATAAGTATGGGTTCCGTAAGCCTTATTAAAGATGACTTTACCATCTTTCGCAACTAATACGACCATGCCCGGTGCGGCTCTTGCAGCAATGGCTTCGGCAGTAATATGATCAATTTCACGCAGGTTGTCACTATTGACACCGGCATCTTCAGGAACAGTATATTTTAAGCGGGTAACGACTGTGGTGTAACCTGATCCGGCAAGATGTTTTCCTGAGATGTTACGGGTTAGTTTATTGCTGACTGCTATTCCTCCGAAAATTATTTGCGGGATTAGTGTGGCCGATTGTATGCTTTTGTCCTGAGTCCAGATGATCGGGGCGCTCAGGGAGTCAAAGGGAACGAGGTTGGTTTGCTGACCGTACAGGGCTATAATAACAGATTTTGTTTTGGCCAGCGAGTTGATGAAATTGATATATTTCGGTTGGGTCGTTTCCAGATCCTGAATGGAAATGATAATGGTATTGAAGAATTTAAGGTCGTCTTCCAGCTTTAAGAGCTCAGGCGCATTTCCATATTTTGCAGCGCTGAAAGAAGTGACTTTGGCATATTTATTCAGCAGGCTGTCTGATATATTCTGAAAACTGAAACCCAGACTTACTGAAGCAATATTCTTCTTTTCTAAGGATGTCAGCGGAATCATGTTCTGCTGATTGTTAAGCAAAACGGTATGCTGAAGGATGTTAGTGTTGACTTTTAACAGGTCCTCATTTTTTTGGTGATCTTGTGCACAGGCACTAAAGGTGGATATCGCAAGAAGACAAACAGTAATAGTTTGAACAAGATTGTTTTTGTACATAAAAAGCTTATAGTTCATTCAGAACGCTAAAGATATAAAAAGCTTGTACCGGGTTCGTCATTAAATGGTATTTATAATCAAAAGATTTATGTATAAGGCTTATTTTCGTTAAATTAGCGACCTTTACCAAGGAACTAAATGTCAGATATAATACAACTTTTACCCGAGAGTGTTGCGAATCAAATTGCTGCCGGAGAGGTAGTTCAGCGACCTGCATCGGCTGTGAAAGAGTTGATGGAAAATGCCATTGATGCGGGGGCGAATAAAATACAATTGATCTTGAAAGATGCCGGAAAGGTACTTATTCAGGTGATCGATAACGGATGTGGAATGAGCGTTTCTGATGCACGTATGTGTTTTGAGCGTCATGCAACTTCAAAAGTGCGCAAAGCAGAAGATTTGTTTGCTATTCGTACCATGGGTTTCCGTGGGGAAGCAATGGCATCTATTGCAGCGATTGCGCAGGTTGAAATGAGAACCCGCCGTTATGAAGATGAACTGGGTACGCTGATCGAGATTGAGGGCGCAACGATCACTAAACAGGAACCTGTAGCTACGCCGCAGGGAACCAGTATATGTATTAAGAACTTATTCTTTAATACTCCGGCAAGACGCAATTTTCTAAAGAGCAATCCTGCTGAAATGAGGCATATTATCGATGAATTCCAAAGGGTTTCATTGGCTAATCCAGCCATTTCTTTCAGTTTGCATCATGATGGGATGGAGATTTTCAGATTGCCTTCATCTGCTTTAAAACAACGGATAGTCCATTTATTTGGAAATAATTATAACGAAAGGTTAATTCCTGTAGAGGAGGATACAACCATTATTAACCTGAAAGGGTTTATTGGCAAGCCTCAGTTTGCAAAGAAAACAAGGGGGGAACAGTTCTTTTTTGTAAATAACCGTTTCATCAGGGATAACTATCTGAACCACGCGATTAATAAAGCTTATGAAGATTTGTTATCAGATGATAACTTCCCTTTTTATGTGCTTTTTATAGATATTGACCCGGCGAAGATTGATGTGAATGTACATCCTACCAAAACGGAGATCAAATACCTGGATGAGAAATCTATTTATGCGATTATACACTCTGCGGTTAAACGTTCTTTAGGAAGGTTTAATATTAGTCCGACGATTGATTTTGATCAGGAAACAGCTTTTAGCGGAATGATCAGCCCTAAGAATCTGGATGAAATTATTCCGCCAAGTATTAGTTTTAATCCTGATTTTAATCCTTTTGCTGATGATAAGAGTACGGATAAGGGATCTGGTTCTTCTGGTTTCAGGGGCACGGAAACTGGTTTTAAAGGTACAGAGACAGGATTCAGGAATTCGGGTAGCAGAGATCATCAGCCTGTAGCTAAGAATTGGGGTTCATTATATGAAATTTCCAGGGATAAGCCCACCGAGCAGGTTAAAATGGAATTACCGGGAAATGGGCCTGACGATAAATACGCACCGATACAGAAACAGCTGATGCAGCTGCATAATAAATATATTATTTCGCAGATTAAGTCGGGTTTAATGCTGATTGATCAGCAGGCCGCACACGAAAGGATATTGTACGAACGTTTCAGCATCAATCTGGAAGATCGTAAAGGTGCTTCACAGCAAAGTTTAT from Pedobacter sp. WC2423 carries:
- a CDS encoding isopenicillin N synthase family dioxygenase codes for the protein MSTPYIPTLDLGSYIDGTEHDRKKFSDELGRAFNDSGFVTITNHGLSQELIDKLYQNIQGVFRLPADQKAKYEKPELAGQRGYTSPGKETAKGAKTADLKEFWQIGQTVVDGDPIKYEYPDNEYLEEIPGFNEVTNEVYQKLESNGKHLLRAIATYLSLPIDYFDKHVHNGNSILRGIHYFPIENPDALPDDAVRAGAHEDINLITLLIGASADGLEVLTRSNEWLPIRAHHSDIVVNVGDMLQRLTNNKLRSTTHRVVNPPRELMKTSRFSVPFFLHPRSDMDLTSLDSCVDEEHPKQYADMTAGEYLDERLREIGLKK
- a CDS encoding serine hydrolase domain-containing protein, encoding MYKNNLVQTITVCLLAISTFSACAQDHQKNEDLLKVNTNILQHTVLLNNQQNMIPLTSLEKKNIASVSLGFSFQNISDSLLNKYAKVTSFSAAKYGNAPELLKLEDDLKFFNTIIISIQDLETTQPKYINFINSLAKTKSVIIALYGQQTNLVPFDSLSAPIIWTQDKSIQSATLIPQIIFGGIAVSNKLTRNISGKHLAGSGYTTVVTRLKYTVPEDAGVNSDNLREIDHITAEAIAARAAPGMVVLVAKDGKVIFNKAYGTHTYGGAPDKVTDIFDLASITKITATTPMVMRLVEQNKLKLDTNIGAYIALARPTAMNEIPVRDVMLHQAGFIPYIAFHDGVKATDHSPDSSEAYPTKVADGYFIRKDYFKDVMWPQMLNAPIRTRGKYVYSDISMYVMKDIVEHISGEPLNVYTAENFYAPLGMQTAGFLPRNRFSRDQIIPTEDDTYFRKTLLVGYVHDQGAALVGGVSGHAGLFASTNDMAIMYQMLLNKGTYGGQTYFKPGTVENFTAQQSNVSRRGLGFDRWDPNPAKKYPSSTASSQTYGHTGYTGTAVWVDPARGLVYIFLSNRVNPSVTNKLVSMGIRSRIQDVINQAIDKGMDK
- the msrA gene encoding peptide-methionine (S)-S-oxide reductase MsrA — its product is MKYLAIIALLFFSINGADAQQKKLQKAAFGMGCFWCSEALFQKLDGVTAVRSGFEGGSYPNPTYEEVCSGTTGHAEVIEFNYDPAKISYDELLEVFWKSHDPTTLNRQGADVGTQYRSVVFYNTPEQKTAAEHYKAQLNKTNAYGKPVVTEITKAEPFYKAEGYHQNYFNKNADQPYCRLVILPKLEKLEKVFKAKLKH
- the mutL gene encoding DNA mismatch repair endonuclease MutL, translating into MSDIIQLLPESVANQIAAGEVVQRPASAVKELMENAIDAGANKIQLILKDAGKVLIQVIDNGCGMSVSDARMCFERHATSKVRKAEDLFAIRTMGFRGEAMASIAAIAQVEMRTRRYEDELGTLIEIEGATITKQEPVATPQGTSICIKNLFFNTPARRNFLKSNPAEMRHIIDEFQRVSLANPAISFSLHHDGMEIFRLPSSALKQRIVHLFGNNYNERLIPVEEDTTIINLKGFIGKPQFAKKTRGEQFFFVNNRFIRDNYLNHAINKAYEDLLSDDNFPFYVLFIDIDPAKIDVNVHPTKTEIKYLDEKSIYAIIHSAVKRSLGRFNISPTIDFDQETAFSGMISPKNLDEIIPPSISFNPDFNPFADDKSTDKGSGSSGFRGTETGFKGTETGFRNSGSRDHQPVAKNWGSLYEISRDKPTEQVKMELPGNGPDDKYAPIQKQLMQLHNKYIISQIKSGLMLIDQQAAHERILYERFSINLEDRKGASQQSLFPQTVTLSPNDYELAKSLLDDIKSLGFEVREFGKNTLVIEGIPVDLGSNQINETQLFEHLIEGFKNSQQELKLDKRDALARSMAKNSAIKSGVVLGQQEMNMLIEQLFACKAPNFSISGRPVIQTMSLTEIDRKFDK